A window of Cryptomeria japonica chromosome 3, Sugi_1.0, whole genome shotgun sequence contains these coding sequences:
- the LOC131045528 gene encoding uncharacterized protein LOC131045528 — protein sequence MQGEGKKLKPIRYGPFEILEKIGTNAFHLNLPPYMQIYSVVNVENLKLYEPPMIFDEEATIQIPSVDDLAPEYMNVLQEDVILDRNVRSSKRGGVEYLKVGRKAMHPGKARWMEIGKVRELYPHLLTK from the coding sequence ATGCAAGGTGAAGGTAAGAAGCTTAAGCCTATCAGATATGGTCCCTTTGAGATCTTGGAAAAGATTGGTACCAATGCCTTTCACCTTAATCTTCCTCCATATATGCAAATTTACTCAGTTGTAAATGTAGAGAATCTGAAGTTGTACGAGCCTCCAATGATATTCGATGAAGAGGCTACTATTCAGATTCCTTCTGTTGATGATCTAGCACCTGAATACATGAATGTGTTACAAGAGGATGTCATCCTCgacagaaatgtcagatcttctAAAAGAGGTGGTGTTGAATACCTCAAAGTGGGACGTAAAGCGATGCACCCTGGTAAAGCAAGATGGATGGAGATTGGAAAGGTGAGGGAACTATACCCTCACCTACTTACTAAGTAA